A region from the Silene latifolia isolate original U9 population chromosome 7, ASM4854445v1, whole genome shotgun sequence genome encodes:
- the LOC141591200 gene encoding uncharacterized protein LOC141591200, with amino-acid sequence MQNQNKKQPSSRLKSFYLSCRRHLSCSNSSSSIRLAINPTLLPRKVSLPLSLNNRRTSTNSPFSKESRRTETVADGNFRRVCDLETELQELEEWLCSELTRLKSHLGSTSDNNDNIATNNDNGERGNKFERLDLEGSYLYTSNGNKIIIDGDSQDLSIQISSPAVLPNEPGSATISEVLNKMADMGKEKLMSWLLESMPMTDISTTNITGRSHVNSNTTPNNVLEAILTNAIDKLHDLVIEGLQIQMGTKEVVKWQQEAMVQAKEEAQKEVKDGANEGSIISVVLIQARDPKIGYQPVNEMMIGLIEARNAEKDEEAGFSIQGVYVAGLVARRTNGEVIHNCLWCVSS; translated from the exons ATGCAAAATCAAAATAAGAAGCAACCCTCTTCGAGATTAAAGTCATTCTACCTTTCATGTCGTCGTCATTTGTCATGTTCAAACTCGTCTTCATCCATTAGGCTAGCGATCAATCCTACTCTCCTTCCTAGGAAAGTATCGTTACCATTATCTCTAAATAATAGAAGAACGTCTACAAATTCCCCTTTTTCTAAAGAAAGTCGTCGTACTGAGACGGTTGCTGATGGGAATTTCCGACGAGTGTGTGACCTAGAAACCGAATTACAAGAGCTAGAGGAGTGGCTTTGCTCCGAATTAACACGGTTAAAAAGCCATTTAGGAAGTACGAGTGATAACAATGATAATATAGCTACTAATAATGATAATGGTGAGAGGGGTAACAAGTTTGAAAGACTAGATTTGGAAGGAAGCTATCTTTACACTTCTAATGGTAACAAGATAATTATTGATGGAGATTCTCAAGATTTATCAATACAAATTTCTTCTCCGGCAGTGTTGCCAAATGAGCCTGGATCCGCCACCATTTCTGAG GTACTTAACAAAATGGCAGACATGGGAAAAGAAAAACTAATGTCTTGGCTCCTAGAATCAATGCCCATGACCGACATTTCGACAACCAACATAACTGGAAGATCACACGTAAACTCAAACACTACTCCAAACAATGTGTTGGAAGCCATTCTCACAAATGCAATCGACAAGTTACACGATCTCGTAATAGAAGGCCTGCAGATTCAAATGGGTACAAAAGAAGTGGTGAAATGGCAGCAAGAAGCCATGGTCCAAGCCAAAGAGGAAGCGCAAAAGGAAGTGAAAGATGGCGCTAATGAAGGCTCCATCATATCGGTAGTGCTTATACAAGCAAGAGATCCTAAAATAGGGTATCAGCCAGTGAATGAGATGATGATTGGATTAATTGAGGCGAGAAATGCTGAAAAAGATGAAGAAGCTGGATTTTCAATCCAAGGAGTATATGTTGCTGGATTAGTAGCTAGAAGAACAAATGGAGAAGTTATCCATAATTGTTTATGGTGTGTCTCTTCATGA